A DNA window from Alicyclobacillus vulcanalis contains the following coding sequences:
- a CDS encoding valine--tRNA ligase, protein MSQRTLPTVYDPKSVEARIYEVWEQGGHFAPREGARGTFSIVMPPPNVTGVLHLGHALDTTLQDIATRFRRMQGYAALWIPGTDHAGIATQARVEQALREEEGKSRYDLGREAFVERVWAWKNQYGGTITSQIRALGASCDWSRERFTMDPGLSRAVREVFVRLYEEGLIYRGNRIINWCPRCRTALSDIEVEHVEEQGVLYHVRYPLEDGSGDLVIATTRPETMFADVAVAVHPDDPRYTAFVGKTIRLPLSHRSIPVIADAYVERDFGTGCLKITPAHDANDFEVGQRHGLPALVCLDQDGRLTDLAGPFAGLPREEARNRVVEALREQGYLVREEALDHAVGHCERCGTVVEPYLSEQWFVKMEPLAKDALARARAGELRFLPERFMKVFEQWLTNVRDWCISRQLWWGHRIPAWYCASCGQISVSRDDLDHCLHCGSADIQQDEDVLDTWFSSALWPFSTMGWPESTSDLARFYPTTLLVTGYDILFFWVARMVFMGVHFTGQMPFESVLLHGLLRDAKGQKMSKSKGNGIDPLDVIDRYGADALRFMLASNTVPGNDLRFTMEKVEGARNFLNKLWNAARFVLMNVEEGWTPEPLQVQALDLADRFILHRLGDTIRRVTSALEVYDVGEAARAVYEFTWDEFCDWYIEFAKINLYGDREDKKRQTQSVLLTVLSRVLMLLHPYIPFVTEEIWQALPNTTGMLIDAAWPEAEDLPQDERAVAQMRVAMDVIRAVRNVRSELQIPPKTSVPIVIACDSEGVRDVVEQVREMISRFCNAERVDIGAGIEPPKQAAVQVVTGAKIYIPLVGLIDMDAERERLKKEAGRLQAEVERLEKKLANENFVHRAPQEVVEQERAKLADYKAKLLAVEARRASLEA, encoded by the coding sequence ATGTCGCAACGAACACTGCCCACCGTGTATGATCCCAAATCCGTCGAAGCGCGTATCTACGAGGTGTGGGAGCAGGGCGGTCACTTTGCGCCGCGCGAGGGCGCGCGCGGTACGTTTTCCATCGTCATGCCTCCGCCGAACGTCACAGGCGTCCTGCACCTCGGCCACGCTTTGGACACCACGCTGCAGGACATCGCGACGCGGTTCCGGCGCATGCAAGGCTACGCGGCACTGTGGATCCCGGGCACCGATCACGCCGGTATCGCCACGCAGGCCCGCGTCGAGCAGGCGCTGCGGGAAGAAGAGGGCAAATCGCGTTACGATCTCGGCCGAGAGGCATTCGTGGAGCGGGTCTGGGCTTGGAAGAACCAGTACGGCGGGACCATCACGAGTCAAATTCGCGCGCTTGGCGCGTCTTGCGACTGGTCGCGCGAGCGGTTCACCATGGATCCCGGCCTGTCGCGAGCCGTTCGCGAAGTGTTCGTCCGCCTGTACGAAGAGGGGCTCATTTACCGGGGGAACCGCATCATCAACTGGTGCCCACGCTGTCGCACCGCGCTCTCCGATATTGAGGTCGAGCATGTCGAGGAGCAGGGCGTGCTGTACCACGTCCGCTACCCCCTGGAAGACGGTTCGGGCGATCTCGTCATCGCCACCACTCGCCCGGAGACGATGTTCGCCGATGTCGCGGTCGCCGTCCACCCGGACGACCCTCGGTACACCGCGTTTGTCGGCAAGACGATCCGCCTGCCGCTTTCCCATCGCTCCATTCCCGTCATCGCGGATGCGTACGTGGAGCGGGACTTTGGCACCGGCTGCTTGAAAATCACGCCCGCGCACGACGCCAATGACTTCGAGGTCGGCCAGCGCCACGGTTTGCCCGCGCTCGTCTGCCTCGATCAGGACGGGCGGCTCACGGACCTCGCCGGGCCATTCGCCGGCTTGCCGCGAGAGGAAGCGCGCAATCGGGTGGTCGAGGCGCTGCGCGAGCAGGGCTACCTCGTGCGAGAGGAGGCGCTCGATCACGCCGTCGGCCACTGTGAGCGCTGCGGTACCGTGGTCGAGCCGTACCTGTCCGAGCAATGGTTTGTGAAGATGGAGCCACTCGCCAAGGACGCACTGGCAAGGGCGCGGGCTGGAGAGCTCCGGTTCCTGCCCGAGCGATTCATGAAGGTGTTCGAACAGTGGCTCACCAACGTGCGGGATTGGTGCATCTCGCGTCAGCTGTGGTGGGGCCACCGCATCCCGGCGTGGTATTGCGCTTCTTGCGGCCAGATCTCGGTTTCGCGCGACGATCTCGACCATTGCTTGCATTGCGGATCGGCGGACATTCAGCAGGACGAGGACGTCCTTGACACGTGGTTTTCTTCGGCACTCTGGCCGTTTTCCACAATGGGATGGCCTGAAAGCACGTCCGATCTCGCCCGTTTCTATCCGACGACGCTTTTGGTGACCGGCTACGACATCCTGTTCTTCTGGGTGGCGCGCATGGTGTTTATGGGCGTGCACTTCACCGGACAGATGCCGTTCGAGTCGGTGTTGCTCCACGGCCTGTTGCGCGATGCGAAAGGCCAAAAGATGTCCAAGTCCAAGGGCAACGGCATCGATCCTCTCGACGTGATCGACCGATATGGGGCCGACGCGCTTCGCTTCATGCTGGCGTCCAATACGGTGCCAGGCAACGACCTTCGCTTCACCATGGAGAAGGTCGAGGGCGCGAGGAACTTCTTGAACAAGCTGTGGAACGCCGCACGCTTTGTGCTCATGAACGTCGAGGAGGGGTGGACGCCGGAGCCGCTCCAGGTGCAGGCGCTCGACCTCGCGGATCGGTTCATTCTCCACCGACTTGGCGACACCATTCGGCGGGTGACGTCGGCGCTCGAAGTCTACGACGTGGGCGAAGCGGCGCGCGCGGTCTATGAATTCACGTGGGACGAGTTCTGCGACTGGTACATCGAATTTGCCAAGATCAATCTGTACGGCGATCGGGAAGACAAAAAGCGCCAGACGCAGTCGGTGTTGCTCACCGTCCTGTCGCGCGTCTTGATGCTCTTGCACCCCTACATCCCGTTCGTGACGGAGGAAATCTGGCAAGCGCTGCCGAACACTACAGGTATGCTGATCGACGCCGCGTGGCCCGAGGCGGAGGATTTGCCACAGGACGAGCGCGCCGTGGCGCAAATGCGGGTGGCGATGGACGTCATTCGCGCGGTCCGCAACGTGCGTTCGGAGCTTCAGATTCCGCCGAAGACCTCGGTGCCCATCGTCATCGCCTGTGATTCCGAGGGCGTCCGCGACGTCGTGGAGCAGGTCCGGGAGATGATCTCGCGCTTTTGCAACGCGGAGCGCGTGGACATCGGCGCCGGGATCGAGCCGCCGAAACAGGCTGCGGTCCAGGTGGTGACCGGGGCGAAGATCTACATTCCGCTTGTCGGCCTGATCGACATGGACGCCGAGCGGGAGCGGCTCA